A section of the Lathamus discolor isolate bLatDis1 chromosome 6, bLatDis1.hap1, whole genome shotgun sequence genome encodes:
- the LOC136017746 gene encoding cytosolic phospholipase A2 epsilon-like isoform X1, with protein sequence MRNLRKADVLSQTDCYVKLWLPTASCQEARTRTVCNSRNPVWNETFFFMIQSEVKNILELSVCDEDALTPDDQLLTVRFDVAKVQPGEKVHLNFELDPENREELEVEFLLDNIPGVSENIITNGVLVSREVSCLGVHVNERKTKSPYTRRDFTFTMKGSYEETQDVSIGPCCRWGTRETTMFHYMKHSQPRLHMKLPKEHFFCGCGSARKEINANHSLAVPLHSLDLGKKVTVVKSESYEVSVKEEESCKNLDLRLGFDLCAEEQDFIRKRKKVVAAALKNVLHLDEDLQEDEVPVVAVMTTAGGVRSMTAMFGSLLALQDLGVLDCVSYISGLSATTWTMAKLYEDANWSQKDLRGPIGDIKEHVIKSKMHCFSLDHMKYYEKELCERKQEGHKLSFTDLWGLFIDCMLHHQGSTQKLSDQQLAVNQGQNPLPIYLSLNVKDDFSTLDFKEWVEFTPYEVGFLKYGAFVRSEDFGSEFYMGHLMKKIPESRICFLEGTWSNIFSQNFMDAVYLSGHSEDFWHRWTRDTEYDIEEDPSLSKKPHEQATCLSIPKGCLSSTLREMMTGRPVVSTYHNFLKGLQLHNKYLENERFCMWKDTVLDSSPNQLNERDDYLKLVDTAFFINTSCPPILRPERKADVILHLNYSGGSQTLPLDLFSEYCLEHGIPFPSTELSHEDRECLKECYVFEDSLEAPVLAYFPLVCDTFQKYKAPNVERNPSEMEEGRVDVSNCIAPYGTGLLTYSEENFNKLLNLCSYNILNNKHLLLQALQTAVERKKRLKNCSSPQSSKLS encoded by the exons ATGAGAAACCTCCGCAAAGCAGATGTGT tgagCCAGACTGACTGCTATGtcaagctgtggctgccaacAGCTTCGTGCCAGGAAGCCCGAACAAGAACTGTATGCAACAGCAGAAACCCTGTCTGGAATGAAACTTTCTTCTTCATGATACAGAGTGAAGTAAAG AACATCCTGGAGCTGTCAGTCTGTGATGAGGATGCTTTAACACCCGATGACCAGCTTTTGACTGTTCGCTTTGATGTAGCTAAAGTCCAACCTGGAGAAAAAGTCCACCTGAATTTTGAGTTAGATCCAGAG aATCGGGAAGAACTGGAAGTGGAATTTCTACTGGATAACAT tccaGGTGTATCTGAAAACATCATCACTAATGGCGTACTAGTG TCTCGTGAAGTTTCCTGCTTGGGAGTACAtgtgaatgaaaggaaaactaaGAGCCCTTACACAA GGAGAGATTTCACTTTTACGATGAAAGGATCCTATGAAGAAACCCAGGATGTTTCCATCGGTCCTTGCTGCAGATGGGGAACCAGGGAAACCACCATGTTCCACTACATGAAGCACAGCCAACCCAGACTGCACATGAAACTGCCAAAGGAGCATTTTTTCTGTGGT TGTGGCTCGGCTAGGAAGGAAATCAATGCAAATCATTCCCTGGCTGTGCCTCTCCATTCTCTGGACTTGGGAAAGAAAGTGACAGTGGTGAAA AGTGAATCTTATGAGGTGTCtgtgaaggaagaagagag TTGCAAGAATTTAGATTTGCGGTTGGGGTTTGATCTATGTGCAGAGGAGCAGGACTTCATCcgtaaaagaaagaaggtggTCGCTGCTGCTCTAAAAAATGTTCTTCACCTAGATGAAGACCTGCAGGAGGATGAG GTGCCGGTGGTTGCAGTCATGACCACAGCAGGGGGAGTGCGGTCCATGACGGCTATGTTTGGCAGTCTTCTGGCTCTCCAGGACTTAGGTGTTTTGGACTGTGTCTCATACATCAGCGGTTTATCTGCCACCACGTG GACCATGGCGAAGTTGTATGAAGATGCAAATTGGTCACAGAAGGATCTCAGAGGGCCAATTGGTGATATCAAGGAACATGTGATCAAGAGCAAGATGCACTGTTTCTCACTGGATCATATGAAATACTATGAAAAGGAGCTTtgtgaaagaaagcaagagGGGCACAAGCTATCCTTTACAGATTTATGGGGACTCTTCATTGATTGTATGCTACATCATCAG GGAAGTACTCAGAAACTCTCTGATCAGCAGTTGGCAGTAAATCAGGGACAGAATCCGCTGCCCATATACCTGTCCCTCAATGTCAAGGATGACTTTAGCACTTTGGATTTTAAAG AGTGGGTGGAGTTCACACCTTATGAGGTGGGTTTCCTAAAATACGGGGCCTTTGTTCGTTCGGAGGATTTTGGTAGCGAGTTCTATATGGGTCACCTGATGAAGAAGATCCCTGAGTCCCGCATCTGCTTCTTGGAAG GCACATGGAGTAATATATTTTCCCAGAATTTTATGGATGCTGTCTACCTCTCGGGTCATTCAGAGGACTTCTGGCATAGATGGACCAGAGATACTGAGTATGACATTG AAGAAGACCCTTCTCTGTCCAAGAAGCCTCATGAACAGGCAACTTGCTTATCCATTCCCAAAGGTTGCCTTTCCAGTACACTTCGAGAAATGATGACTGGACGGCCAGTGGTTTCCACTTACCACAATTTCCTCAAAGGCTTGCAGCTACATAACAAGTATTTGGAGAATGAGAGATTTTGCATGTGGAAAG acaCAGTGCTGGATTCTTCTCCCAACCAGCTGAATGAAAGGGATGACTACCTCAAGCTGGTAGATACAGCTTTCTTCATCAACACCAGCTGCCCACCCATTCTGAGGCCAGAGAGGAAAGCGGATGTCATTTTGCACTTAAATTACAGCGGAGGATCACAGACTCTG CCACTGGACCTATTCTCAGAGTACTGTTTAGAGCATGGGATCCCAttccccagcacagagctgagccACGAAGACCGCGAATGCCTGAAGGAGTGCTATGTGTTTGAGGACAGCTTAGAGGCACCAGTCTTGGCCTATTTCCCACTGGTGTGTGATACCTTCCAAAAATACAAGGCACCGA ATGTAGAGCGCAATCCCTCAGAGATGGAGGAAGGAAGAGTAGATGTGTCCAACTGCATTGCTCCCTATGGCACTGGTCTGCTGACATACAGTGAAGAGAATTTCAACAAGTTGCTGAACCTGTGCAGCTACAATATCCTGAATAATAAGCATTTACTTCTTCAGGCTTTGCAAACTGCTGTGGAACGAAAGAAGCGTTTAAAAAACTGTTCGTCACCTCAGTCGTCTAAACTCTCTTAA
- the LOC136017746 gene encoding cytosolic phospholipase A2 epsilon-like isoform X2 produces the protein MKGSYEETQDVSIGPCCRWGTRETTMFHYMKHSQPRLHMKLPKEHFFCGCGSARKEINANHSLAVPLHSLDLGKKVTVVKSESYEVSVKEEESCKNLDLRLGFDLCAEEQDFIRKRKKVVAAALKNVLHLDEDLQEDEVPVVAVMTTAGGVRSMTAMFGSLLALQDLGVLDCVSYISGLSATTWTMAKLYEDANWSQKDLRGPIGDIKEHVIKSKMHCFSLDHMKYYEKELCERKQEGHKLSFTDLWGLFIDCMLHHQGSTQKLSDQQLAVNQGQNPLPIYLSLNVKDDFSTLDFKEWVEFTPYEVGFLKYGAFVRSEDFGSEFYMGHLMKKIPESRICFLEGTWSNIFSQNFMDAVYLSGHSEDFWHRWTRDTEYDIEEDPSLSKKPHEQATCLSIPKGCLSSTLREMMTGRPVVSTYHNFLKGLQLHNKYLENERFCMWKDTVLDSSPNQLNERDDYLKLVDTAFFINTSCPPILRPERKADVILHLNYSGGSQTLPLDLFSEYCLEHGIPFPSTELSHEDRECLKECYVFEDSLEAPVLAYFPLVCDTFQKYKAPNVERNPSEMEEGRVDVSNCIAPYGTGLLTYSEENFNKLLNLCSYNILNNKHLLLQALQTAVERKKRLKNCSSPQSSKLS, from the exons ATGAAAGGATCCTATGAAGAAACCCAGGATGTTTCCATCGGTCCTTGCTGCAGATGGGGAACCAGGGAAACCACCATGTTCCACTACATGAAGCACAGCCAACCCAGACTGCACATGAAACTGCCAAAGGAGCATTTTTTCTGTGGT TGTGGCTCGGCTAGGAAGGAAATCAATGCAAATCATTCCCTGGCTGTGCCTCTCCATTCTCTGGACTTGGGAAAGAAAGTGACAGTGGTGAAA AGTGAATCTTATGAGGTGTCtgtgaaggaagaagagag TTGCAAGAATTTAGATTTGCGGTTGGGGTTTGATCTATGTGCAGAGGAGCAGGACTTCATCcgtaaaagaaagaaggtggTCGCTGCTGCTCTAAAAAATGTTCTTCACCTAGATGAAGACCTGCAGGAGGATGAG GTGCCGGTGGTTGCAGTCATGACCACAGCAGGGGGAGTGCGGTCCATGACGGCTATGTTTGGCAGTCTTCTGGCTCTCCAGGACTTAGGTGTTTTGGACTGTGTCTCATACATCAGCGGTTTATCTGCCACCACGTG GACCATGGCGAAGTTGTATGAAGATGCAAATTGGTCACAGAAGGATCTCAGAGGGCCAATTGGTGATATCAAGGAACATGTGATCAAGAGCAAGATGCACTGTTTCTCACTGGATCATATGAAATACTATGAAAAGGAGCTTtgtgaaagaaagcaagagGGGCACAAGCTATCCTTTACAGATTTATGGGGACTCTTCATTGATTGTATGCTACATCATCAG GGAAGTACTCAGAAACTCTCTGATCAGCAGTTGGCAGTAAATCAGGGACAGAATCCGCTGCCCATATACCTGTCCCTCAATGTCAAGGATGACTTTAGCACTTTGGATTTTAAAG AGTGGGTGGAGTTCACACCTTATGAGGTGGGTTTCCTAAAATACGGGGCCTTTGTTCGTTCGGAGGATTTTGGTAGCGAGTTCTATATGGGTCACCTGATGAAGAAGATCCCTGAGTCCCGCATCTGCTTCTTGGAAG GCACATGGAGTAATATATTTTCCCAGAATTTTATGGATGCTGTCTACCTCTCGGGTCATTCAGAGGACTTCTGGCATAGATGGACCAGAGATACTGAGTATGACATTG AAGAAGACCCTTCTCTGTCCAAGAAGCCTCATGAACAGGCAACTTGCTTATCCATTCCCAAAGGTTGCCTTTCCAGTACACTTCGAGAAATGATGACTGGACGGCCAGTGGTTTCCACTTACCACAATTTCCTCAAAGGCTTGCAGCTACATAACAAGTATTTGGAGAATGAGAGATTTTGCATGTGGAAAG acaCAGTGCTGGATTCTTCTCCCAACCAGCTGAATGAAAGGGATGACTACCTCAAGCTGGTAGATACAGCTTTCTTCATCAACACCAGCTGCCCACCCATTCTGAGGCCAGAGAGGAAAGCGGATGTCATTTTGCACTTAAATTACAGCGGAGGATCACAGACTCTG CCACTGGACCTATTCTCAGAGTACTGTTTAGAGCATGGGATCCCAttccccagcacagagctgagccACGAAGACCGCGAATGCCTGAAGGAGTGCTATGTGTTTGAGGACAGCTTAGAGGCACCAGTCTTGGCCTATTTCCCACTGGTGTGTGATACCTTCCAAAAATACAAGGCACCGA ATGTAGAGCGCAATCCCTCAGAGATGGAGGAAGGAAGAGTAGATGTGTCCAACTGCATTGCTCCCTATGGCACTGGTCTGCTGACATACAGTGAAGAGAATTTCAACAAGTTGCTGAACCTGTGCAGCTACAATATCCTGAATAATAAGCATTTACTTCTTCAGGCTTTGCAAACTGCTGTGGAACGAAAGAAGCGTTTAAAAAACTGTTCGTCACCTCAGTCGTCTAAACTCTCTTAA